Proteins from one Pongo abelii isolate AG06213 chromosome 7, NHGRI_mPonAbe1-v2.0_pri, whole genome shotgun sequence genomic window:
- the RECQL4 gene encoding ATP-dependent DNA helicase Q4 isoform X9, with amino-acid sequence MERLRDVRERLQAWERAFRQQRGRRPTQDDVEAAPEDTRALYREYRTLKRTTGQAGGGPRSSESLPAAAEEAPESHCWGPHLNRAATQSPQPTPGRSCQGSVPDYGQRLKANLKGNLQAGPALGRRPWPLGRSSSKTPTPKPPGTGPVPSFAEKASDEPPHPPEPQPRPGRLQHLQASLSQRLGSLDPGWLQRCHSEVPDFLGAPKACRPDLGSEESQLLTPGESAVLGPGGGSQGPEISAFQEVSIGAGRPQPSSSRGEKRRRNEEPWGSPAQVQQESSHAGSPSEGAGAVALEEDPPGEPVQAQPPQPCSSPSTPRLARHDRGNYVRLNMKQKHYVRGRALRGRLLRKQAWKQKWRKKGECFGGGGATVAIKESCFLNEQSDHRAAQCPQPASEEDTHPVGPELLVPAPQPVPEVPSLDPAVLPLYSLGPSGQLAETPAEVFQALEQLGHQAFRPGQERAVMRILSGISTLLVLPTGAGKSLCYQLPALLYTRRSPCLTLVVSPLLSLMDDQVSGLPPCLKAACIHSGMTRKQRESVLQKVRAAQVHVLMLTPEALVGAGGLPPAAQLPPVAFACIDEAHCLSQWSHNFRPCYLRVCKVLRERMGVHCFLGLTATATHRTASDVAQHLAVAEEPGLHRPAPVPANLHLSVSMDRDTDQALLTLLRGERFRDLDSIIIYCNRREDTERIAALLRTCLHAARVPGSGGRAPKTTAEAYHAGMCSQERRRVQRAFMQGQLRVVVATVAFGMGLDRPDVRAVLHLGLPPSFESYVQAVGRAGRDGQPAHCHLFLQPQGEDLRELRRHVHADSTDFLAVKRLVQCVFPACTCTRPPLEQEGAVGGERPVPKYPAEEAEQLGGHQATPGPRRACMGHERALPIQLTVQALDMPEEAIETLLCYLELHPHHWLELMATTYTHCRLNCPGGPAQLQALAHRCPPLAVCLAQQLPEDPEQGSSSVEFDMVKLVDTMGWELASVRRALCQLQWDHEPRTGVQRGTGVLVEFSGLAFHLRSPGDLTAEEKDQICDFLYGRVQAREHQALARLRRTFQAFRSVAFPSCGPCLEQHDEERSTRLKDLLGRYFEEEEAQGPGGMEDAQGPEPGQARLQDWEDQVRCDIRQFLSLRPEEKFSGRAVARIFHGIGSPCYPAQVYGQDRRFWRKYLHLSFHALVGLATEELLRVAR; translated from the exons ATGGAGCGGCTGCGGGACGTGCGGGAGCGGCTGCAGGCGTGGGAGCGCGCGTTCCGGCAGCAGCGCGGGCGGCGACCGACCCAG GACGACGTGGAGGCGGCGCCGGAGGACACCCGCG CGCTCTACCGGGAGTACCGCACTCTGAAGCGGACCACGGGCCAGGCCGGCGGCGGGCCCCGCAGCTCCGAGTCGCTCCCCGCGGCGGCCGAAGAG GCGCCAGAATCCCACTGCTGGGGGCCCCATCTCAATCGGGCTGCGACCCAGAGTCCACAACCTACGCCAGGGCGGAGCTGCCAGGGGTCGGTGCCAGACTACGGGCAGCGGCTCAAGGCCAATCTGAAAGGCAACCTGCAG GCCGGACCAGCCCTGGGCCGCAGACCCTGGCCTCTAGGAAGATCCTCATCCAAGACGCCCACCCCAAAGCCCCCAGGTACAGGGCCTGTTCCCTCCTTTGCAGAAAAAGCCAGTGATGAGCCTCCACATCCCCCCGAGCCCCAGCCAAGGCCAGGCCGGCTCCAGCATCTGCAGGCATCCCTGAGCCAGCGGCTGGGCTCCCTAGATCCTGGCTGGTTACAGCGATGTCACAGTGAGGTCCCAGATTTTCTGGGGGCCCCCAAAGCCTGCAGGCCTGATCTAGGCTCAGAGGAATCACAACTTCTGACCCCTGGTGAGTCAGCTGTCCTTGGTCCTGGTGGTGGCTCCCAGGGCCCAGAGATTTCAGCCTTCCAAGAAGTCAGCATCGGTGCAGGGAGACCCCAGCCCAGCAGCAGTCGAGGCGAGAAGCGGAGACGGAACGAGGAGCCTTGGGGGAGCCCCGCACAGGTCCAGCAGGAGAGCAGCCACGCTGGATCCCCATCGGAGGGGGCTGGGGCTGTAGCACTTGAGGAAGATCCTCCAGGGGAACCTGTACAGGCACAGCCACCTCAGCCCTGCAGCAGCCCGTCAACCCCTAG GCTGGCCCGCCATGACAGGGGCAATTACGTACGGCTCAACATGAAGCAGAAACACTACGTGCGGGGCCGGGCACTTCGTGGCAGGCTCCTCCGCAAGCAG GCATGGAAGCAGAAGTGGCGGAAGAAAGGGGAGTGTTTTGGGGGTGGTGGTGCCACAGTCGCAATCAAGGAGTCTTGTTTCCTGAATGAGCAGTCCGATCACCGGGCAGCCCAGTGTCCCCAGCCAG caaGTGAGGAAGACACACACCCTGTTGGGCCTGAGCTGCTGGTTCCTGCACCACAACCTGTACCTGAGGTGCCCAGCCTGGACCCCGCTGTGCTGCCACTTTACTCCCTGGGGCCCTCAGGGCAGCTGGCAG AGACACCGGCTGAGGTGTTCCAGGCCCTGGAGCAGCTGGGGCACCAAGCCTTCCGCCCTGGGCAGGAACGTGCAGTCATGCGGATCCTGTCTG GCATCTCCACGCTGCTGGTGCTGCCTACAGGTGCCGGCAAGTCCCTGTGCTACCAGCTCCCGGCGCTGCTCTACACCCGACGCAGCCCCTGCCTGACGTTGGTCGTCTCTCCCCTGCTGTCACTCATGGACGACCAG GTGTCTGGCTTGCCACCGTGTCTCAAGGCGGCCTGCATACACTCGGGCATGACCAGGAAGCAACGGGAATCTGTCCTGCAGAAG GTTCGGGCTGCCCAGGTACATGTGCTGATGCTGACACCTGAGGCGCTGGTGGGAGCAGGAGGCCTCCCTCCAGCTGCACAGCTGCCTCCAGTTGCTTTTGCCTGCATTGATGAGGCCCACTGCCTCTCCCAGTGGTCCCACAACTTCCGGCCCTGCTACCTGCGCGTCTGCAAG GTGCTTCGGGAGCGCATGGGTGTGCACTGCTTCCTGGGTCTCACAGCCACAGCCACACACCGCACTGCCAGTGACGTGGCACAACACCTGGCTGTGGCTGAAGAGCCTGGCCTCCACAGGCCAGCCCCAGTTCCCGCGAACCTGCACCTTTCCGTGTCCATGGACAGGGACACAGACCAG GCACTGTTGACGCTGCTGCGAGGCGAACGTTTTCGAGACCTGGATTCCATTATCATTTACTGCAACCGGCGCGAGGACACAGAGCGGATTGCTGCGCTCCTCCGAACCTGCCTGCACGCAGCCCGGGTCCCAGGGTCTGGAG GTCGTGCCCCCAAAACCACGGCTGAGGCCTACCACGCAGGCATGTGCAGCCAGGAACGGCGGCGGGTACAGCGGGCCTTCATGCAGGGCCAGTTGCGGGTGGTGGTGGCCACGGTGGCCTTCGGGATGGGGCTGGACCGGCCAGATGTGCGGGCTGTGCTGCATCTGGGGCTGCCCCCAAGCTTCGAGAGCTACGTGCAGGCCGTGGGCCGGGCCGGGCGTGACGGGCAGCCTGCCCACTGCCACCTCTTCCTACAGCCCCAG GGTGAAGACCTGCGAGAGCTGCGCAGACACGTGCATGCCGACAGCACGGACTTCCTGGCTGTGAAGAGGCTGGTACAGTGCGTGTTCCCAGCCTGCACGTGCACCAGGCCGCCCCTGGAGCAGGAAGGGGCCGTGGGTGGGGAGAGGCCTGTGCCCAAGTACCCCGCTGAAGAGGCTGAGCAGCTTGGTGGCCACCAAGCAACCCCAGGACCTAGAAGGGCCTGCATGGGCCATGAGCGGGCACTCCCAATACAGCTTACCGTACAGGCTCTGGACATGCCGGAGGAGG CCATCGAGACTTTGCTATGCTACCTGGAGCTGCACCCACACCACTGGCTGGAGCTGATGGCAACCACCTATACCCATTGCCGTCTGAACTGCCCTGGGGGCCCGGCCCAGCTCCAGGCCCTAGCCCACAG GTGTCCCCCTTTGGCTGTGTGCTTGGCCCAGCAGCTGCCTGAGGACCCAGAGCAAGGCAGCAGCTCCGTGGAGTTTGACATGGTCAAGCTGGTGGACACCATGGGTTGGGAGCTGGCCTCTGTGCGGCGGGCTCTCTGCCAGCTGCAGTGGGACCACGAGCCCAGGACAG GTGTGCAACGTGGGACAGGGGTGCTTGTGGAGTTCAGTGGGCTGGCCTTCCACCTTCGCAGTCCAGGAGACCTGACCGCTGAGGAAAAGGACCAGATCTGTGACTTCCTCTATGGCCGTGTGCAGGCCCGGGAGCACCAGGCCCTGGCCCGTCTGCGGAGAACCTTCCAGGCCTTTCGCAG CGTAGCCTTCCCCAGCTGCGGGCCCTGCCTGGAGCAGCACGATGAGGAGCGCAGCACCAGGCTCAAGGACCTGCTGGGCCGCTACTTTGAGGAAGAGGAAGCACAGGGGCCAGGAGGCATGGAGGACGCACAGGGCCCCGAGCCAGGGCAGGCCAGA CTCCAGGATTGGGAAGACCAGGTCCGCTGCGACATCCGCCAGTTCCTGTCCCTGAGGCCAGAGGAGAAGTTCTCGGGCAGGGCTGTGGCCCGCATCTTCCACGGCATCG GAAGCCCCTGCTACCCGGCCCAGGTGTACGGGCAGGACCGGCGCTTCTGGAGAAAATACCTGCACCTGAGCTTCCACGCCCTGGTGGGCCTGGCCACGGAAGAGCTCCTGCGGGTGGCCCGCTGA
- the RECQL4 gene encoding ATP-dependent DNA helicase Q4 isoform X3, which translates to MERLRDVRERLQAWERAFRQQRGRRPTQDDVEAAPEDTRALYREYRTLKRTTGQAGGGPRSSESLPAAAEEAPESHCWGPHLNRAATQSPQPTPGRSCQGSVPDYGQRLKANLKGNLQAGPALGRRPWPLGRSSSKTPTPKPPGTGPVPSFAEKASDEPPHPPEPQPRPGRLQHLQASLSQRLGSLDPGWLQRCHSEVPDFLGAPKACRPDLGSEESQLLTPGESAVLGPGGGSQGPEISAFQEVSIGAGRPQPSSSRGEKRRRNEEPWGSPAQVQQESSHAGSPSEGAGAVALEEDPPGEPVQAQPPQPCSSPSTPRYHRLSPSSQARAGKAEGTAHLHIFPRLARHDRGNYVRLNMKQKHYVRGRALRGRLLRKQAWKQKWRKKGECFGGGGATVAIKESCFLNEQSDHRAAQCPQPASEEDTHPVGPELLVPAPQPVPEVPSLDPAVLPLYSLGPSGQLAETPAEVFQALEQLGHQAFRPGQERAVMRILSGISTLLVLPTGAGKSLCYQLPALLYTRRSPCLTLVVSPLLSLMDDQVSGLPPCLKAACIHSGMTRKQRESVLQKVRAAQVHVLMLTPEALVGAGGLPPAAQLPPVAFACIDEAHCLSQWSHNFRPCYLRVCKVLRERMGVHCFLGLTATATHRTASDVAQHLAVAEEPGLHRPAPVPANLHLSVSMDRDTDQALLTLLRGERFRDLDSIIIYCNRREDTERIAALLRTCLHAARVPGSGGTAWTGLVSPWTHLGHPWPHPTDHLPVFPKGRAPKTTAEAYHAGMCSQERRRVQRAFMQGQLRVVVATVAFGMGLDRPDVRAVLHLGLPPSFESYVQAVGRAGRDGQPAHCHLFLQPQGEDLRELRRHVHADSTDFLAVKRLVQCVFPACTCTRPPLEQEGAVGGERPVPKYPAEEAEQLGGHQATPGPRRACMGHERALPIQLTVQALDMPEEAIETLLCYLELHPHHWLELMATTYTHCRLNCPGGPAQLQALAHRCPPLAVCLAQQLPEDPEQGSSSVEFDMVKLVDTMGWELASVRRALCQLQWDHEPRTGVQRGTGVLVEFSGLAFHLRSPGDLTAEEKDQICDFLYGRVQAREHQALARLRRTFQAFRSVAFPSCGPCLEQHDEERSTRLKDLLGRYFEEEEAQGPGGMEDAQGPEPGQARLQDWEDQVRCDIRQFLSLRPEEKFSGRAVARIFHGIGSPCYPAQVYGQDRRFWRKYLHLSFHALVGLATEELLRVAR; encoded by the exons ATGGAGCGGCTGCGGGACGTGCGGGAGCGGCTGCAGGCGTGGGAGCGCGCGTTCCGGCAGCAGCGCGGGCGGCGACCGACCCAG GACGACGTGGAGGCGGCGCCGGAGGACACCCGCG CGCTCTACCGGGAGTACCGCACTCTGAAGCGGACCACGGGCCAGGCCGGCGGCGGGCCCCGCAGCTCCGAGTCGCTCCCCGCGGCGGCCGAAGAG GCGCCAGAATCCCACTGCTGGGGGCCCCATCTCAATCGGGCTGCGACCCAGAGTCCACAACCTACGCCAGGGCGGAGCTGCCAGGGGTCGGTGCCAGACTACGGGCAGCGGCTCAAGGCCAATCTGAAAGGCAACCTGCAG GCCGGACCAGCCCTGGGCCGCAGACCCTGGCCTCTAGGAAGATCCTCATCCAAGACGCCCACCCCAAAGCCCCCAGGTACAGGGCCTGTTCCCTCCTTTGCAGAAAAAGCCAGTGATGAGCCTCCACATCCCCCCGAGCCCCAGCCAAGGCCAGGCCGGCTCCAGCATCTGCAGGCATCCCTGAGCCAGCGGCTGGGCTCCCTAGATCCTGGCTGGTTACAGCGATGTCACAGTGAGGTCCCAGATTTTCTGGGGGCCCCCAAAGCCTGCAGGCCTGATCTAGGCTCAGAGGAATCACAACTTCTGACCCCTGGTGAGTCAGCTGTCCTTGGTCCTGGTGGTGGCTCCCAGGGCCCAGAGATTTCAGCCTTCCAAGAAGTCAGCATCGGTGCAGGGAGACCCCAGCCCAGCAGCAGTCGAGGCGAGAAGCGGAGACGGAACGAGGAGCCTTGGGGGAGCCCCGCACAGGTCCAGCAGGAGAGCAGCCACGCTGGATCCCCATCGGAGGGGGCTGGGGCTGTAGCACTTGAGGAAGATCCTCCAGGGGAACCTGTACAGGCACAGCCACCTCAGCCCTGCAGCAGCCCGTCAACCCCTAGGTACCACAGACTCAGCCCCTCCAGTCAAGCTAGGGCTGGGAAGGCTGAGGGCACAGCCCACCTGCACATCTTCCCTAGGCTGGCCCGCCATGACAGGGGCAATTACGTACGGCTCAACATGAAGCAGAAACACTACGTGCGGGGCCGGGCACTTCGTGGCAGGCTCCTCCGCAAGCAG GCATGGAAGCAGAAGTGGCGGAAGAAAGGGGAGTGTTTTGGGGGTGGTGGTGCCACAGTCGCAATCAAGGAGTCTTGTTTCCTGAATGAGCAGTCCGATCACCGGGCAGCCCAGTGTCCCCAGCCAG caaGTGAGGAAGACACACACCCTGTTGGGCCTGAGCTGCTGGTTCCTGCACCACAACCTGTACCTGAGGTGCCCAGCCTGGACCCCGCTGTGCTGCCACTTTACTCCCTGGGGCCCTCAGGGCAGCTGGCAG AGACACCGGCTGAGGTGTTCCAGGCCCTGGAGCAGCTGGGGCACCAAGCCTTCCGCCCTGGGCAGGAACGTGCAGTCATGCGGATCCTGTCTG GCATCTCCACGCTGCTGGTGCTGCCTACAGGTGCCGGCAAGTCCCTGTGCTACCAGCTCCCGGCGCTGCTCTACACCCGACGCAGCCCCTGCCTGACGTTGGTCGTCTCTCCCCTGCTGTCACTCATGGACGACCAG GTGTCTGGCTTGCCACCGTGTCTCAAGGCGGCCTGCATACACTCGGGCATGACCAGGAAGCAACGGGAATCTGTCCTGCAGAAG GTTCGGGCTGCCCAGGTACATGTGCTGATGCTGACACCTGAGGCGCTGGTGGGAGCAGGAGGCCTCCCTCCAGCTGCACAGCTGCCTCCAGTTGCTTTTGCCTGCATTGATGAGGCCCACTGCCTCTCCCAGTGGTCCCACAACTTCCGGCCCTGCTACCTGCGCGTCTGCAAG GTGCTTCGGGAGCGCATGGGTGTGCACTGCTTCCTGGGTCTCACAGCCACAGCCACACACCGCACTGCCAGTGACGTGGCACAACACCTGGCTGTGGCTGAAGAGCCTGGCCTCCACAGGCCAGCCCCAGTTCCCGCGAACCTGCACCTTTCCGTGTCCATGGACAGGGACACAGACCAG GCACTGTTGACGCTGCTGCGAGGCGAACGTTTTCGAGACCTGGATTCCATTATCATTTACTGCAACCGGCGCGAGGACACAGAGCGGATTGCTGCGCTCCTCCGAACCTGCCTGCACGCAGCCCGGGTCCCAGGGTCTGGAGGTACGGCGTGGACAGGGCTGGTGTCCCCATGGACCCACCTTGGGCACCCATGGCCCCATCCCACTGACCACCTGCCTGTCTTCCCCAAAGGTCGTGCCCCCAAAACCACGGCTGAGGCCTACCACGCAGGCATGTGCAGCCAGGAACGGCGGCGGGTACAGCGGGCCTTCATGCAGGGCCAGTTGCGGGTGGTGGTGGCCACGGTGGCCTTCGGGATGGGGCTGGACCGGCCAGATGTGCGGGCTGTGCTGCATCTGGGGCTGCCCCCAAGCTTCGAGAGCTACGTGCAGGCCGTGGGCCGGGCCGGGCGTGACGGGCAGCCTGCCCACTGCCACCTCTTCCTACAGCCCCAG GGTGAAGACCTGCGAGAGCTGCGCAGACACGTGCATGCCGACAGCACGGACTTCCTGGCTGTGAAGAGGCTGGTACAGTGCGTGTTCCCAGCCTGCACGTGCACCAGGCCGCCCCTGGAGCAGGAAGGGGCCGTGGGTGGGGAGAGGCCTGTGCCCAAGTACCCCGCTGAAGAGGCTGAGCAGCTTGGTGGCCACCAAGCAACCCCAGGACCTAGAAGGGCCTGCATGGGCCATGAGCGGGCACTCCCAATACAGCTTACCGTACAGGCTCTGGACATGCCGGAGGAGG CCATCGAGACTTTGCTATGCTACCTGGAGCTGCACCCACACCACTGGCTGGAGCTGATGGCAACCACCTATACCCATTGCCGTCTGAACTGCCCTGGGGGCCCGGCCCAGCTCCAGGCCCTAGCCCACAG GTGTCCCCCTTTGGCTGTGTGCTTGGCCCAGCAGCTGCCTGAGGACCCAGAGCAAGGCAGCAGCTCCGTGGAGTTTGACATGGTCAAGCTGGTGGACACCATGGGTTGGGAGCTGGCCTCTGTGCGGCGGGCTCTCTGCCAGCTGCAGTGGGACCACGAGCCCAGGACAG GTGTGCAACGTGGGACAGGGGTGCTTGTGGAGTTCAGTGGGCTGGCCTTCCACCTTCGCAGTCCAGGAGACCTGACCGCTGAGGAAAAGGACCAGATCTGTGACTTCCTCTATGGCCGTGTGCAGGCCCGGGAGCACCAGGCCCTGGCCCGTCTGCGGAGAACCTTCCAGGCCTTTCGCAG CGTAGCCTTCCCCAGCTGCGGGCCCTGCCTGGAGCAGCACGATGAGGAGCGCAGCACCAGGCTCAAGGACCTGCTGGGCCGCTACTTTGAGGAAGAGGAAGCACAGGGGCCAGGAGGCATGGAGGACGCACAGGGCCCCGAGCCAGGGCAGGCCAGA CTCCAGGATTGGGAAGACCAGGTCCGCTGCGACATCCGCCAGTTCCTGTCCCTGAGGCCAGAGGAGAAGTTCTCGGGCAGGGCTGTGGCCCGCATCTTCCACGGCATCG GAAGCCCCTGCTACCCGGCCCAGGTGTACGGGCAGGACCGGCGCTTCTGGAGAAAATACCTGCACCTGAGCTTCCACGCCCTGGTGGGCCTGGCCACGGAAGAGCTCCTGCGGGTGGCCCGCTGA
- the RECQL4 gene encoding ATP-dependent DNA helicase Q4 isoform X16: protein MKQKHYVRGRALRGRLLRKQAWKQKWRKKGECFGGGGATVAIKESCFLNEQSDHRAAQCPQPASEEDTHPVGPELLVPAPQPVPEVPSLDPAVLPLYSLGPSGQLAETPAEVFQALEQLGHQAFRPGQERAVMRILSGAGKSLCYQLPALLYTRRSPCLTLVVSPLLSLMDDQVSGLPPCLKAACIHSGMTRKQRESVLQKVRAAQVHVLMLTPEALVGAGGLPPAAQLPPVAFACIDEAHCLSQWSHNFRPCYLRVCKVLRERMGVHCFLGLTATATHRTASDVAQHLAVAEEPGLHRPAPVPANLHLSVSMDRDTDQALLTLLRGERFRDLDSIIIYCNRREDTERIAALLRTCLHAARVPGSGGRAPKTTAEAYHAGMCSQERRRVQRAFMQGQLRVVVATVAFGMGLDRPDVRAVLHLGLPPSFESYVQAVGRAGRDGQPAHCHLFLQPQGEDLRELRRHVHADSTDFLAVKRLVQCVFPACTCTRPPLEQEGAVGGERPVPKYPAEEAEQLGGHQATPGPRRACMGHERALPIQLTVQALDMPEEAIETLLCYLELHPHHWLELMATTYTHCRLNCPGGPAQLQALAHRCPPLAVCLAQQLPEDPEQGSSSVEFDMVKLVDTMGWELASVRRALCQLQWDHEPRTGVQRGTGVLVEFSGLAFHLRSPGDLTAEEKDQICDFLYGRVQAREHQALARLRRTFQAFRSVAFPSCGPCLEQHDEERSTRLKDLLGRYFEEEEAQGPGGMEDAQGPEPGQARLQDWEDQVRCDIRQFLSLRPEEKFSGRAVARIFHGIGSPCYPAQVYGQDRRFWRKYLHLSFHALVGLATEELLRVAR, encoded by the exons ATGAAGCAGAAACACTACGTGCGGGGCCGGGCACTTCGTGGCAGGCTCCTCCGCAAGCAG GCATGGAAGCAGAAGTGGCGGAAGAAAGGGGAGTGTTTTGGGGGTGGTGGTGCCACAGTCGCAATCAAGGAGTCTTGTTTCCTGAATGAGCAGTCCGATCACCGGGCAGCCCAGTGTCCCCAGCCAG caaGTGAGGAAGACACACACCCTGTTGGGCCTGAGCTGCTGGTTCCTGCACCACAACCTGTACCTGAGGTGCCCAGCCTGGACCCCGCTGTGCTGCCACTTTACTCCCTGGGGCCCTCAGGGCAGCTGGCAG AGACACCGGCTGAGGTGTTCCAGGCCCTGGAGCAGCTGGGGCACCAAGCCTTCCGCCCTGGGCAGGAACGTGCAGTCATGCGGATCCTGTCTG GTGCCGGCAAGTCCCTGTGCTACCAGCTCCCGGCGCTGCTCTACACCCGACGCAGCCCCTGCCTGACGTTGGTCGTCTCTCCCCTGCTGTCACTCATGGACGACCAG GTGTCTGGCTTGCCACCGTGTCTCAAGGCGGCCTGCATACACTCGGGCATGACCAGGAAGCAACGGGAATCTGTCCTGCAGAAG GTTCGGGCTGCCCAGGTACATGTGCTGATGCTGACACCTGAGGCGCTGGTGGGAGCAGGAGGCCTCCCTCCAGCTGCACAGCTGCCTCCAGTTGCTTTTGCCTGCATTGATGAGGCCCACTGCCTCTCCCAGTGGTCCCACAACTTCCGGCCCTGCTACCTGCGCGTCTGCAAG GTGCTTCGGGAGCGCATGGGTGTGCACTGCTTCCTGGGTCTCACAGCCACAGCCACACACCGCACTGCCAGTGACGTGGCACAACACCTGGCTGTGGCTGAAGAGCCTGGCCTCCACAGGCCAGCCCCAGTTCCCGCGAACCTGCACCTTTCCGTGTCCATGGACAGGGACACAGACCAG GCACTGTTGACGCTGCTGCGAGGCGAACGTTTTCGAGACCTGGATTCCATTATCATTTACTGCAACCGGCGCGAGGACACAGAGCGGATTGCTGCGCTCCTCCGAACCTGCCTGCACGCAGCCCGGGTCCCAGGGTCTGGAG GTCGTGCCCCCAAAACCACGGCTGAGGCCTACCACGCAGGCATGTGCAGCCAGGAACGGCGGCGGGTACAGCGGGCCTTCATGCAGGGCCAGTTGCGGGTGGTGGTGGCCACGGTGGCCTTCGGGATGGGGCTGGACCGGCCAGATGTGCGGGCTGTGCTGCATCTGGGGCTGCCCCCAAGCTTCGAGAGCTACGTGCAGGCCGTGGGCCGGGCCGGGCGTGACGGGCAGCCTGCCCACTGCCACCTCTTCCTACAGCCCCAG GGTGAAGACCTGCGAGAGCTGCGCAGACACGTGCATGCCGACAGCACGGACTTCCTGGCTGTGAAGAGGCTGGTACAGTGCGTGTTCCCAGCCTGCACGTGCACCAGGCCGCCCCTGGAGCAGGAAGGGGCCGTGGGTGGGGAGAGGCCTGTGCCCAAGTACCCCGCTGAAGAGGCTGAGCAGCTTGGTGGCCACCAAGCAACCCCAGGACCTAGAAGGGCCTGCATGGGCCATGAGCGGGCACTCCCAATACAGCTTACCGTACAGGCTCTGGACATGCCGGAGGAGG CCATCGAGACTTTGCTATGCTACCTGGAGCTGCACCCACACCACTGGCTGGAGCTGATGGCAACCACCTATACCCATTGCCGTCTGAACTGCCCTGGGGGCCCGGCCCAGCTCCAGGCCCTAGCCCACAG GTGTCCCCCTTTGGCTGTGTGCTTGGCCCAGCAGCTGCCTGAGGACCCAGAGCAAGGCAGCAGCTCCGTGGAGTTTGACATGGTCAAGCTGGTGGACACCATGGGTTGGGAGCTGGCCTCTGTGCGGCGGGCTCTCTGCCAGCTGCAGTGGGACCACGAGCCCAGGACAG GTGTGCAACGTGGGACAGGGGTGCTTGTGGAGTTCAGTGGGCTGGCCTTCCACCTTCGCAGTCCAGGAGACCTGACCGCTGAGGAAAAGGACCAGATCTGTGACTTCCTCTATGGCCGTGTGCAGGCCCGGGAGCACCAGGCCCTGGCCCGTCTGCGGAGAACCTTCCAGGCCTTTCGCAG CGTAGCCTTCCCCAGCTGCGGGCCCTGCCTGGAGCAGCACGATGAGGAGCGCAGCACCAGGCTCAAGGACCTGCTGGGCCGCTACTTTGAGGAAGAGGAAGCACAGGGGCCAGGAGGCATGGAGGACGCACAGGGCCCCGAGCCAGGGCAGGCCAGA CTCCAGGATTGGGAAGACCAGGTCCGCTGCGACATCCGCCAGTTCCTGTCCCTGAGGCCAGAGGAGAAGTTCTCGGGCAGGGCTGTGGCCCGCATCTTCCACGGCATCG GAAGCCCCTGCTACCCGGCCCAGGTGTACGGGCAGGACCGGCGCTTCTGGAGAAAATACCTGCACCTGAGCTTCCACGCCCTGGTGGGCCTGGCCACGGAAGAGCTCCTGCGGGTGGCCCGCTGA